A genome region from Diorhabda carinulata isolate Delta chromosome 2, icDioCari1.1, whole genome shotgun sequence includes the following:
- the LOC130903476 gene encoding uncharacterized protein LOC130903476, which produces MYNTRIYVSILFLFLAVPICTGYNCSIPPILRGAWFSWELGRNTLTELDATSMTNRGTCVDIKSEFHVNYTLVFRKESCFTCVKFLVRTVNVLEKIETSCINLPDHEATVERVCKNLDLYQQLITLFSENPIAVNCRSSLEGVWNFAYQNRFKFTGECYNPEAHIRSCQTPGSQFLITNQKFNITYKKCEGMTGTFDGVVEYGCLGDWFVGKNHFFAVVNTKESRKDEKYRCFLKNRDDDLYIGVSITAECNTLKTVEKSPERLHIKPVKSEIVEPGCRLPQNFSGEWINTANIDADIFINETHIIETWYPDEGRYRRTIYVCREQRDTRVMMARLTVDGCQKDFICFDFVPQHHNIIRYRRGIAVIKDDFSTVCSWVQFQNKAKWKYDLYLKKNPTPIKCPVAGKFNFTQKGDVPFETRILGGVTLSPRPNIYCKQNISDFSVCDTEQKEIAIDENYCLSVDHLGRPVDIYSDPDYRMKCIGFWKENLKSYLVTYDELDPFSKYRCWVYQRADLNRVLMSQAIGPFCDLNQDVYSWNYTQGASVALEMQEYERERDQCPMYFDDGSNPWLHTDTEIQVFNFGYFRSNSNSLKMNLPALFFSVYFSLVTFIIILLEIKYHESA; this is translated from the exons ATGTATAATACAAGGATTTATGtttcaatcttatttttatttttag cTGTTCCCATATGCACTGGATACAACTGTTCTATTCCTCCTATTTTAAGAGGGGCTTGGTTTTCTTGGGAATTAGGAAGAAACACCCTAACAGAATTAGATGCCACATCTATGACAAACAGAGGAACATGCGTGGATATTAAAAGTGAATTTCATGTAAATTACACTTTAGTTTTTCGGAAAGAATCTTGTTTCACTTGTGTTAAGTTTCTTGTTAGGACAGTaaatgttttggaaaaaattgaaa cATCATGCATCAATCTTCCCGACCATGAAGCTACAGTTGAAAGAGTCTGTAAAAATCTTGATCTTTATCAACAGTTGATTACTCTATTTTCTGAAAATCCAATAGCTGTGAATTGTCGTTCTTCATTGGAGGGTGTTTGGAATTTTGCATACCAAAATCGTTTCAAATTTACAGGGGAATGTTACAATCCAGAAGCACATATAAGATCATGTCAAACTCCAGGTTCTCAATTTTTGATAACTAATCAGAAATTCAatattacttataaaaaatgtgaaggTATGACCGGAACATTTGATGGAG TTGTTGAATATGGATGCTTAGGAGATTGGTTTGTTGGAAAAAATCACTTCTTCGCTGTTGTAAATACCAAAGAATCCCGAAAAGATGAAAAGTATAGGTGTTTCCTCAAAAATAGAGATGATGACTTGTACATTGGTGTCTCCATTACTGCTGAATGTAATACCttaaaaactgttgaaaaaagTCCCGAAAGGCTACATATTAAACCAG ttAAATCTGAAATAGTAGAACCTGGATGTAGACTACCTCAGAATTTCTCTGGAGAATGGATAAACACTGCAAATATTGATGCTGacatttttatcaatgaaaCTCACATCATTGAAACTTGGTATCCTGATGAAGGAAGATACAGAAGAACCATTTATGTCTGTAGAGAACAGAGAGATACAAGAGTTATGATGGCACGATTAACAGTTGATGGATG CCAAAAggatttcatttgttttgattttgtaCCCCAACACCACAATATAATCCGTTATAGAAGAGGAATAGCAGTGATTAAAGATGATTTCAGTACAGTATGCTCGTGGGTTCAGTTCCAGAATAAAGCTAAATGGAAGTATGAcctatatttaaagaaaaatccCACACCTATTAAATGTCCGGTGGCTggcaaattcaattttacacaaAAAGGAGATGTGCCCTTTGAAACAAG aATTTTGGGTGGTGTAACATTGAGCCCCCGTCCAAATATCTATTGTAAACAGAATATATCCGATTTTTCTGTTTGTGATacagaacaaaaagaaatagcGATTGACGAAAACTATTGCTTATCTGTAGATCATTTGGGCAGGCCAGTTGATATTTACA gtgATCCGGATTACAGAATGAAATGTATTGGCTTTTGGaaggaaaatttgaaatcatattTAGTTACATATGATGAACTCGATCCATTTTCCAAGTATCGTTGTTGGGTATATCAAAGAGCAGATTTAAATAGGGTTTTAATGTCTCAAG CAATTGGACCTTTTTGCGATTTAAATCAAGATGTTTATTCATGGAATTATACACAAGGCGCTTCAGTAGCTTTGGAAATGCAGGAGTATGAAAGAGAAC gTGACCAGTGCCCCATGTACTTTGACGATGGTTCAAATCCTTGGTTACATACTGACACCGAAATCCAAGTTTTCAACTTTGGATATTTTAGAAGTAACTCAAACtcattgaaaatgaatttgCCCGCGCTATTCTTTTCAGTTTATTTCTCTCTA gttacttttattattattttactagAGATTAAATATCATGAAAGTGCCTAA